A window from Roseofilum capinflatum BLCC-M114 encodes these proteins:
- a CDS encoding MBL fold metallo-hydrolase, producing MATQTERRPENVAGDFFVDRTCIDCDTCRWMAPQVFYRDNGQSAVYHQPENWGDRQNALQALLACPTASIGTVEKPQDIKAAQETFPIPIADNVYHCGYHSESSFGAVSYFIQHPDGNILVDSPRFTPPLVKRIEAMGGIRWLYLTHKDDVADHQKFHDRFGCDRLLHEDDITDDTQGIEQPLTGTEPIELAPHLLIIPVPGHTKGHTVLLYRHQFLFSGDHVAWSYSLQQLIAFRRHCWYSWEELRKSMKKLTAYRFEWVLPGHGRRYHAPVEVMQAELQKCVQWMASTSP from the coding sequence ATGGCAACCCAAACTGAACGCAGACCCGAAAATGTAGCTGGAGATTTTTTTGTCGATCGCACTTGTATTGACTGTGATACCTGTCGGTGGATGGCTCCGCAAGTCTTCTATCGCGATAATGGACAATCGGCTGTGTACCATCAACCGGAGAATTGGGGCGATCGCCAAAACGCCTTACAAGCACTGCTTGCTTGTCCCACTGCTTCTATTGGGACGGTGGAGAAACCCCAAGATATTAAAGCCGCTCAAGAGACTTTTCCGATACCGATCGCCGATAATGTCTACCATTGTGGCTATCATTCTGAATCCTCATTCGGTGCAGTGAGTTATTTCATCCAGCATCCAGACGGCAATATTTTGGTAGACTCTCCCCGGTTCACTCCCCCTCTAGTGAAACGAATTGAAGCCATGGGAGGGATACGCTGGCTATATTTAACCCACAAGGATGATGTGGCGGATCACCAGAAATTCCACGATCGCTTTGGCTGCGATCGCCTGTTGCATGAAGATGATATCACGGATGACACCCAAGGCATTGAACAGCCCTTAACAGGCACAGAGCCGATCGAACTCGCTCCCCATCTCCTGATTATCCCCGTTCCCGGTCACACCAAAGGACACACCGTGCTACTCTACCGCCATCAATTTCTGTTTAGCGGCGATCATGTGGCTTGGTCATATTCTTTACAACAACTCATTGCCTTTCGTCGCCATTGTTGGTATTCCTGGGAAGAATTACGCAAATCCATGAAAAAACTCACGGCTTACCGCTTTGAGTGGGTTTTACCCGGCCATGGTCGCCGCTATCATGCTCCTGTGGAGGTGATGCAGGCTGAACTTCAAAAGTGCGTGCAATGGATGGCCAGCACTTCGCCCTAG
- a CDS encoding DUF4114 domain-containing protein, translated as MSLFDRLRKKSPKDRYPQDSQTFILEPILTPSGLVDGFEETPDPLPLEGLEDFEELETPIEEVEPSELPVSDGEDLGDLEELEELEFIYDSEPEDIEEEFSESVDSETTETDTETPTQVSSIKEIEQPERLARESEEVSGDGQEDAKTVTESQEGLEAESDDRQEEGEEEAETLEEQTDLELVETSSVEPSSEHSGVFTVGETGKVSVNFLFDGGKYEGEVGLFSLANMEELEPGSEAFIQEATERVTSDSERGHILISDSTEGAKFSGQMYESRDWNQGEYQGVKTFEMEAGGEYGLVVSPDGGISDAAEEGSPLYFSTHPEHQERIADITGHGRAFAIEDWKDGDRNDLIFQLTGATGDLPELDEVIDSELDWRETETGEEILDHLNQEFHSGVFTVGESGEVEIDFLFDGGKYQGEVSIFSLEGMEEFDLDSKEFIEEAARRSLSNSTEGHIVIVDKIEGAKFEGRLGERSDHSDGQYLGVKTLQMNAGDRFGVMLVPNSSVKHVFERPDIEGSARPLFSMATANPDDGFHVGQIADVTGEGKTFVMEDIRLDKGKSDEDYNDIIFQIRGATAEVIQMDELIDPENDWRESELGQKIVNYALEQPQSPEVFAPIADIVLTSGHPAQTVNLSQVFQDADSTNLTYTVVEGNSDTVSVTVNNQTLQVNQGEKTGIHNVAIRATDELGNSAIHSMKVVTSTLTPEEINSLNTTLGQLQSAMNLNPQDITVGLSSPAGERAVVQLSGIVNSHPGLSDIFAEPHFLPQIGITPANVATMQQFMFGEDLALDLNLDNPETPAIETLADALSDSGNPNLDLYQINGDRLAAELANPEEATLVTLTPEGEILPVEAEAESGDTLTDESPGETETESVDNPENELPVDSEYISEEEPEESQAEALAEFLEEDVETSQKILDSVAELTAEIEAQTEIDPETEEPVNPPQITSEQLREHLIETVEVEVADKFINWWDSATEETEDLLTEETVGEALEIERERLRQEQGLTQDLIDNSEGYSDLLTAEVSETELPDYDVVTERSRGADNTIEIPQPETLATRLRNAPPTPVAVIDHGFHGDETVDALTSVNPLAEVKRMNANNWVARLIKFVDQVQESGENRGIVNLSFDLTQIDDEGRVTTRYELTPDEQIAIQYALENNVLLVASAGNTGGEMSALGRAAQQFDNIITVGAIDVWGNPTDYSASGEGLTLVAPGGEFEGDHNAFVGTSKSAAYASGAASLAWAINPELNYQQIKQVLVQTAVDLQAPGWDAQTGAGLLNVEEAVRMAATLQATTLRSKGKLEITKFAGEDRVKAALRLASPETQAAIAQLLQQKQTLEAQQTSNTKLSKLEKQVKQNTQTALTEYQQITTEAATKGAQAQQVATALELALQHQAIEQGQVDEFTANIERLTQEIETLKQQKTALEDEYGVKEQEFGDRIQQATQVLQEAQGDYKAEVGNSQAPISAQQLQGAAIFYRQKSGELSQAIQQYQSFANAETILKDKYLYPAHLAQQTRAIVDQLAAALDAQAARLTDPNSTEEQVKAGYQTIANLSEQVRQKSQMSADWHHDELQQFKNTTGLTGLISGASREDHIRQRDLFEKLVSQASTNHQSSSYWGGLPNVAADAMAREVEAREMQLKAEQDLWELTQADSEKDIAFVELKLQQAEAELAKFETKQAEAENLASQTEQRVKDLQDELETLQDNWATVQSQWEEYLAINRAFLPAETQKLIVENRLQDLQDEQLRLEQLKTDIQQELVQNNSEDLQAQLEEVNRYLEELEQEQLLASVYQTSLESSISGSGEVNTLINRPQDLQDNYEQAWDNWQVAMAAQNLAASALETTQTSNLDEREVLTQLRDEQQLKQAELDEVLLQKQQLEAEQLKAHQDLEFTTVQIRTQELLLESLTARDLALADGEGFYNDLAGGYQDKLWYWNDRTQQYQYNGAEATSHQQSLQHASFLAGERNRVFSQMNEARQRITELQQLQAQQAAQRDQLLAQSAPIESQIQGLQTELADLDADIVPLAAIVDPLVEQEVEQQTALTEASNSTDSALSEFVQMASAQVSAYERLLQVGILLTPENKDYFATEIQPQVEAYIAQLRQQEQALVAEGLNLGLDEAANSLEEQLENAKQALIPIDLKQQLDIAQKLDTYETRVEALEALLASEDAADKAIQEDTVDAYQQLADTVEQDLQKALTHWTSHFKEAAQFTKDLVKEQRRLSQKADNLVDKITTEFANPHGEYYRSETELQEALSILSVGVQREGELERTTTQMAQDLERLQAQLAQDEQFWNKIAPIVAEYGIDSKQKLQELLNATTAGSQNYQNLLAQAKANYSQYSNSGHVALQQANWNEEQAKIQWDLSRKNGPYWYEDRWVCRRNFWGKKKCGWETITHIDYHWIAWENHENTGKALRQKALSDLTEAQRWHQEIQRLEPLAQAWTEAHAAAKDAEFAVTGTENFIAELQAGRENIADTQAQADLLNSLLPILQQQLQDAERSTDVARLTVEQAWDEYDPAAQDYRQAVAEVLETQGEWEQQALQASDRLSNIEAWIDRESLALGTELTQVLALKQQLENQQDALENRILAATGTELTELSAKLADLRSSLTQVSNKAAVLTAQQTALTQKRTLVTAQHEVISAERNLLNAYLKSPDADTDTLQQQLLDARAALAEAQELAEQAEANSKVLTTPLQELQQDLLAYNDTHLQAAREAQAQLSQLLQATEANANYTLQAAQQQQRVNDLEFQIITRLQEATAAGSQEAKHLLDVAQYHNLATAAEIYFRDYSDLASDRGSKYGSAGTDNDVVLARQYQQEMLYYQGLEAQARNQANHFKAAKDAAQSQLATLENQQNAAAAELARLNDAILQSNQSIALHQQELAIAEARVEELDRLRQQTEDTFIQLVRLEQLNLAQAQLEQQFAEQRQQQIDTAVADRQERDRLELERQRLEVQYQIEQLKQKQADLDLHQALNQARLDLGEPELKRPHNPAQLQQLTQLQATLAALQGQTATLPPDIDILLTEVQAEIDVALKAEEAEAIQPTLLEAMKVLVDQADLHQAEIAKLEQQDLQDRILLQRAQTDLQGASQQLLEELERSQKLQGEREIINPLYTEALTKVAYAEQAVAMSEEMARNAKDALQQIIDQRIAQRKARKKAFWGELLGMVSGIVGLLGTILSFTPLAPLGIALTAASAGINAIWAAVNGDWAGAIFSAVMAGVNALTAGAGTVFTSISQQTVQTLQVLQSVANGAFNGFRSIQSGDSIMGFLQILGSVASGVVGGLQGAIGAATTMAEKMLVQVFNSLKTIPQAIYGGIKSIESGELLGGIQSLFNAAVSLGQNFAGVFNDVAAEAFEYLGKAGNTAFAIGSAIEEGGMTSWLSSINSVLNIWGDDIKAAIDGTWELPKFLGSFDLGSKSACSN; from the coding sequence ATGTCGCTGTTCGACCGATTGAGAAAAAAAAGCCCCAAGGATCGTTATCCCCAGGACTCTCAAACCTTTATTCTGGAACCGATTTTAACGCCGAGTGGCTTAGTTGATGGTTTTGAGGAAACCCCCGATCCCCTTCCCCTAGAGGGTTTAGAGGACTTTGAGGAATTGGAAACCCCGATAGAGGAGGTAGAGCCATCTGAACTCCCGGTTTCAGATGGAGAAGATTTAGGCGATTTAGAAGAGTTAGAAGAGCTGGAATTTATTTATGATTCAGAGCCTGAAGATATAGAAGAGGAGTTCAGTGAATCGGTAGACAGTGAAACCACGGAAACAGATACGGAAACACCAACACAAGTATCGTCGATTAAGGAGATTGAACAACCAGAACGTTTAGCTCGTGAGTCTGAGGAGGTTTCAGGGGATGGTCAAGAAGACGCAAAAACCGTCACCGAATCCCAAGAAGGGTTAGAGGCTGAGTCTGACGATCGCCAAGAAGAAGGGGAGGAAGAGGCAGAAACCCTTGAAGAGCAGACAGATCTAGAGCTTGTAGAAACTTCCAGTGTTGAACCCTCTTCCGAGCATTCAGGAGTGTTTACCGTAGGTGAGACGGGAAAAGTCAGCGTCAATTTCCTGTTTGATGGTGGCAAATATGAGGGAGAGGTTGGACTGTTTAGTTTAGCCAATATGGAGGAGCTAGAACCGGGTTCCGAGGCGTTTATCCAGGAAGCAACTGAGCGGGTAACCAGTGATTCTGAACGCGGTCATATTCTGATTTCCGATAGTACAGAAGGCGCTAAATTTAGCGGTCAGATGTATGAATCCCGCGATTGGAATCAGGGCGAGTATCAAGGGGTGAAAACCTTTGAGATGGAAGCAGGAGGAGAATATGGGTTGGTGGTTTCTCCGGATGGGGGGATTTCTGACGCGGCTGAAGAAGGTAGCCCTCTATACTTTTCTACCCATCCAGAGCATCAGGAACGGATCGCAGATATTACGGGACATGGACGAGCATTTGCCATTGAAGACTGGAAAGATGGAGACAGGAACGATCTCATTTTTCAGCTCACTGGAGCGACGGGAGATTTACCAGAGTTAGATGAAGTTATTGATTCCGAATTGGATTGGCGGGAAACCGAAACGGGTGAAGAAATTCTCGATCATCTCAATCAGGAATTTCATTCCGGAGTCTTCACCGTTGGCGAGTCGGGAGAAGTTGAAATTGACTTCCTCTTTGATGGCGGCAAATATCAAGGCGAGGTTTCCATTTTTAGCTTAGAGGGAATGGAAGAATTTGACCTGGACTCGAAGGAATTTATTGAAGAAGCCGCGCGTCGCAGTTTGTCCAATTCCACTGAAGGTCATATTGTCATTGTCGATAAGATTGAAGGGGCTAAGTTTGAAGGCCGTTTAGGAGAGCGATCTGACCACAGTGACGGGCAATATTTGGGCGTGAAAACTCTACAGATGAATGCTGGCGATCGCTTTGGCGTTATGCTAGTTCCCAACTCCTCGGTTAAGCATGTCTTTGAACGTCCCGATATTGAAGGATCGGCGCGTCCCCTATTCTCCATGGCAACCGCGAATCCTGATGACGGATTTCATGTGGGACAAATTGCCGATGTTACCGGAGAAGGCAAAACGTTTGTGATGGAAGATATCCGGCTAGATAAAGGCAAATCGGACGAAGATTACAATGATATTATCTTCCAGATTCGGGGCGCAACCGCCGAAGTCATTCAGATGGATGAATTAATCGATCCAGAGAATGATTGGCGAGAGTCAGAACTGGGACAAAAGATTGTTAACTATGCCTTGGAACAACCCCAATCTCCTGAAGTTTTTGCTCCCATTGCCGATATTGTTTTAACGTCAGGACATCCAGCACAAACCGTTAATCTTTCGCAAGTTTTTCAAGATGCCGATAGCACCAACTTAACCTATACGGTAGTTGAGGGCAATAGCGATACTGTTTCGGTCACTGTAAATAACCAAACTCTCCAGGTCAATCAAGGAGAAAAAACCGGAATTCATAATGTTGCTATTCGCGCCACAGATGAGTTGGGTAATTCAGCGATTCATTCCATGAAAGTGGTTACCAGTACCTTAACTCCAGAAGAGATTAATTCACTCAACACCACTTTAGGTCAACTCCAAAGCGCCATGAACTTAAATCCCCAGGATATTACCGTGGGATTAAGTAGTCCGGCAGGGGAGCGAGCCGTAGTTCAACTTTCTGGTATTGTCAATAGTCATCCGGGGTTAAGCGATATTTTTGCCGAGCCGCACTTCCTGCCTCAAATTGGCATTACTCCGGCGAATGTTGCCACCATGCAACAGTTTATGTTTGGTGAGGATTTAGCCTTAGATTTGAATCTAGATAATCCGGAAACTCCTGCCATTGAGACGTTAGCTGATGCTTTAAGCGATAGTGGCAACCCGAATTTAGACCTGTATCAAATCAATGGCGATCGCCTGGCAGCAGAATTAGCAAACCCAGAAGAAGCTACCCTGGTTACTCTCACTCCAGAAGGGGAGATTTTACCGGTAGAAGCTGAAGCGGAATCTGGCGATACTCTCACTGATGAATCTCCTGGAGAAACTGAAACGGAATCGGTTGATAATCCAGAGAATGAATTACCGGTAGACTCGGAATATATCTCAGAAGAAGAACCGGAAGAAAGCCAAGCAGAAGCTTTAGCCGAGTTCCTCGAAGAAGATGTAGAAACATCCCAGAAAATTTTGGACAGTGTGGCAGAATTAACCGCAGAAATTGAAGCCCAAACGGAAATTGATCCGGAAACTGAAGAGCCGGTTAATCCTCCACAGATTACCTCAGAGCAATTGCGGGAACATTTGATTGAAACCGTAGAGGTTGAAGTTGCGGATAAATTTATCAACTGGTGGGATAGTGCTACGGAAGAGACTGAGGATCTGTTAACGGAGGAAACCGTAGGAGAAGCTCTGGAAATTGAGCGAGAGCGCTTGCGGCAAGAACAAGGCTTAACTCAGGATTTGATTGACAACAGCGAGGGTTATTCTGACTTGCTGACGGCGGAAGTTAGCGAAACGGAATTACCCGATTATGATGTGGTTACCGAGCGGAGTCGAGGTGCGGATAATACGATTGAAATTCCTCAACCGGAAACCTTAGCCACTCGGTTAAGAAATGCGCCTCCTACACCCGTGGCAGTGATCGATCATGGATTTCATGGAGATGAAACAGTTGACGCTTTAACTTCGGTAAATCCTTTGGCTGAAGTTAAGCGCATGAATGCCAATAATTGGGTTGCTCGGTTAATTAAATTTGTGGATCAAGTGCAAGAGTCTGGCGAAAATCGTGGCATTGTTAACCTGAGTTTCGATTTAACCCAAATTGATGATGAGGGACGGGTAACGACTCGTTATGAACTGACTCCGGATGAGCAAATTGCGATTCAATATGCCTTGGAAAATAATGTTTTGTTGGTTGCTTCTGCTGGAAATACGGGCGGCGAAATGTCGGCTTTGGGGCGTGCTGCTCAACAGTTTGATAATATTATTACGGTGGGTGCGATTGATGTTTGGGGGAATCCAACGGACTATTCTGCCAGTGGAGAAGGTTTAACCTTGGTGGCTCCCGGTGGAGAGTTTGAAGGGGATCATAATGCCTTTGTGGGAACCTCAAAATCAGCCGCTTATGCGTCGGGTGCGGCATCTTTGGCTTGGGCAATTAATCCGGAGTTGAACTATCAACAAATCAAGCAGGTTTTGGTGCAAACGGCGGTAGATTTGCAGGCTCCGGGTTGGGATGCACAAACGGGTGCGGGGTTGCTGAATGTGGAGGAAGCAGTGCGGATGGCAGCGACGTTGCAAGCAACGACGTTGCGGAGTAAGGGTAAGCTGGAGATTACGAAGTTTGCCGGTGAAGATAGGGTAAAAGCGGCACTGCGGTTAGCGTCTCCGGAAACTCAAGCGGCGATCGCCCAACTCTTGCAGCAAAAACAAACTCTGGAAGCGCAACAGACGAGCAATACCAAGCTCTCGAAGCTCGAAAAGCAGGTGAAACAGAACACCCAAACGGCGCTGACGGAGTACCAGCAGATTACCACGGAAGCCGCCACCAAGGGCGCTCAGGCGCAGCAGGTGGCGACAGCACTGGAGTTAGCGCTGCAACATCAGGCGATCGAGCAAGGGCAAGTGGATGAGTTTACCGCCAATATTGAGCGGTTAACCCAGGAAATTGAGACGTTAAAGCAGCAGAAAACTGCCCTGGAGGACGAGTATGGGGTAAAAGAGCAGGAATTTGGCGATCGCATTCAGCAAGCCACTCAAGTGTTGCAGGAAGCACAAGGCGACTACAAGGCTGAAGTTGGCAACAGTCAAGCCCCTATTTCTGCCCAACAATTGCAAGGTGCAGCCATCTTTTATCGGCAAAAATCGGGTGAATTATCCCAAGCCATTCAGCAATATCAAAGTTTTGCTAATGCCGAAACCATTCTCAAGGATAAATATCTCTATCCTGCTCATTTAGCCCAACAAACTCGCGCAATTGTCGATCAACTGGCAGCCGCCTTAGATGCCCAAGCCGCCCGGTTAACCGATCCTAATAGTACAGAAGAGCAGGTAAAAGCAGGCTATCAAACCATTGCTAATCTCAGCGAACAAGTCCGGCAAAAGAGCCAAATGAGTGCCGACTGGCATCATGACGAGTTGCAGCAATTTAAGAACACCACTGGGTTGACAGGATTAATCAGTGGTGCATCGCGAGAAGATCATATTCGCCAGCGAGATTTGTTTGAAAAATTGGTCAGCCAAGCCTCAACTAATCATCAATCCTCCTCCTATTGGGGTGGTTTACCCAACGTGGCAGCAGATGCCATGGCGAGGGAAGTCGAAGCTCGTGAAATGCAATTGAAAGCCGAGCAAGATTTATGGGAATTGACTCAGGCAGACTCCGAGAAAGATATCGCCTTTGTTGAACTGAAATTACAGCAAGCGGAGGCAGAATTAGCCAAGTTTGAGACTAAACAAGCTGAAGCCGAAAACCTCGCTAGTCAAACCGAGCAGCGTGTCAAAGACTTGCAAGACGAATTAGAAACGTTGCAGGATAACTGGGCAACTGTCCAAAGTCAGTGGGAAGAGTATCTCGCGATTAACCGCGCCTTTTTACCGGCTGAAACCCAAAAGCTGATTGTGGAAAATCGCTTGCAAGATTTGCAGGATGAACAATTGCGTTTAGAGCAGTTGAAGACGGATATTCAGCAAGAGTTAGTCCAGAATAACTCGGAAGACTTACAAGCTCAGTTAGAGGAAGTCAATCGTTATCTAGAGGAACTGGAACAAGAGCAACTTTTGGCATCAGTTTATCAAACCAGTCTTGAATCCTCTATTTCCGGTTCTGGGGAAGTCAATACGCTGATTAATCGCCCCCAAGATTTGCAGGATAATTATGAGCAAGCTTGGGATAACTGGCAAGTGGCAATGGCTGCACAAAATTTAGCTGCAAGTGCTTTAGAAACCACCCAAACCTCTAATTTAGATGAGCGAGAAGTATTGACTCAGTTACGAGATGAACAGCAACTAAAACAAGCTGAATTAGATGAGGTGCTTTTACAGAAACAGCAACTCGAAGCCGAGCAACTCAAAGCACACCAAGACTTAGAGTTTACCACTGTCCAAATCCGCACTCAAGAATTATTGCTAGAAAGCTTAACCGCACGGGATCTAGCCTTAGCCGATGGAGAAGGATTTTACAACGATTTAGCGGGGGGATATCAGGATAAACTCTGGTATTGGAACGATCGCACCCAACAATATCAGTATAATGGCGCTGAAGCCACTTCTCATCAGCAATCATTGCAACATGCCTCCTTCTTAGCTGGAGAGCGCAACCGGGTATTTTCCCAGATGAATGAAGCGCGGCAACGGATTACCGAATTGCAACAACTTCAGGCACAACAAGCGGCGCAGAGAGACCAACTTTTGGCACAATCTGCACCCATTGAGAGTCAAATTCAAGGATTACAAACTGAATTGGCAGATTTGGATGCTGATATTGTGCCTTTAGCGGCGATCGTCGATCCATTAGTCGAACAAGAAGTTGAGCAACAAACGGCGTTAACAGAAGCCAGCAATAGCACAGATTCTGCCTTATCTGAATTTGTGCAAATGGCATCCGCCCAAGTTTCAGCTTACGAGCGCTTGCTACAAGTAGGAATCTTGCTCACCCCGGAAAATAAAGACTATTTTGCCACCGAAATTCAACCCCAAGTTGAAGCTTACATTGCCCAGTTGCGCCAGCAGGAACAAGCATTAGTGGCTGAAGGACTGAACTTAGGTTTGGATGAAGCAGCGAATAGCTTAGAAGAGCAACTGGAAAATGCCAAGCAAGCACTGATTCCCATTGACTTGAAGCAGCAACTCGATATTGCCCAAAAGTTGGACACTTACGAGACGAGAGTCGAAGCTTTAGAAGCACTTTTGGCTTCTGAAGATGCAGCCGATAAAGCGATTCAAGAAGATACTGTTGATGCCTATCAGCAGCTTGCAGATACGGTAGAGCAAGACTTACAGAAAGCGCTAACCCATTGGACAAGCCATTTTAAGGAAGCGGCTCAGTTCACTAAAGATTTAGTTAAAGAGCAGCGCAGGCTATCCCAAAAAGCAGACAACTTGGTGGATAAAATTACCACTGAGTTTGCCAATCCCCATGGCGAATACTATCGCAGTGAAACCGAGTTGCAGGAAGCGCTATCCATTTTATCGGTTGGCGTACAACGGGAAGGAGAACTGGAGCGAACTACCACACAAATGGCTCAAGATCTTGAGCGCTTGCAGGCACAGTTAGCACAAGATGAACAATTTTGGAACAAGATTGCGCCCATTGTGGCTGAGTATGGCATTGACTCCAAGCAGAAATTGCAAGAGTTGCTCAATGCGACGACTGCCGGTTCCCAGAATTATCAAAATCTGTTGGCACAAGCGAAGGCAAATTACTCTCAGTATTCAAATTCTGGGCATGTGGCTCTGCAACAAGCCAATTGGAATGAAGAGCAAGCGAAAATTCAATGGGATTTGAGTCGGAAAAATGGCCCCTATTGGTATGAAGATCGCTGGGTTTGTCGCAGGAATTTTTGGGGTAAAAAGAAATGTGGTTGGGAAACTATCACCCACATTGACTACCACTGGATCGCCTGGGAAAATCATGAAAATACGGGCAAAGCTTTGCGGCAAAAAGCCTTAAGTGACTTAACCGAAGCGCAGAGATGGCATCAAGAAATCCAGCGCTTAGAACCCTTAGCGCAAGCGTGGACAGAAGCTCATGCTGCGGCTAAAGATGCGGAGTTTGCGGTGACGGGAACGGAGAATTTTATTGCTGAGTTGCAAGCGGGACGGGAAAATATTGCCGATACGCAAGCACAGGCGGATCTGCTGAATTCTCTGCTGCCCATTTTGCAACAACAGTTACAGGATGCGGAGCGCAGTACGGATGTGGCTCGGTTGACGGTAGAGCAAGCATGGGATGAGTACGATCCGGCGGCACAAGACTACCGACAAGCCGTGGCTGAGGTGCTGGAAACTCAGGGAGAATGGGAACAACAGGCACTGCAAGCGAGCGATCGCCTCTCGAACATCGAAGCCTGGATCGATCGCGAAAGCCTTGCTCTAGGTACGGAGTTAACCCAGGTATTGGCGCTCAAACAGCAGCTAGAAAACCAACAGGATGCACTGGAAAACCGCATACTGGCAGCCACCGGAACGGAACTTACCGAGTTATCCGCAAAACTTGCCGATCTGCGATCGTCTCTCACTCAAGTCTCAAATAAAGCGGCTGTTCTCACCGCCCAACAGACGGCGCTGACGCAGAAACGCACCCTGGTGACTGCCCAGCATGAGGTGATTTCCGCCGAGCGCAACCTGCTCAATGCCTACCTCAAGAGTCCGGATGCAGATACGGATACCTTGCAACAACAGCTACTCGATGCACGGGCGGCTCTGGCGGAAGCTCAGGAGTTAGCCGAGCAAGCGGAAGCCAATAGCAAGGTGTTAACGACTCCGTTGCAAGAGTTACAACAGGATTTGCTGGCATACAATGATACTCATCTGCAAGCGGCGCGGGAGGCACAGGCACAGTTATCCCAGCTCTTGCAAGCGACGGAAGCCAATGCTAACTATACCTTGCAGGCTGCCCAGCAACAGCAGCGCGTCAACGATCTGGAGTTCCAGATTATCACCCGACTGCAAGAGGCAACGGCTGCCGGAAGTCAGGAAGCGAAGCATTTGCTGGATGTGGCTCAGTATCATAATTTGGCGACGGCTGCGGAAATTTACTTCCGTGACTATTCGGATTTGGCGAGCGATCGCGGCAGTAAATACGGATCGGCAGGAACCGATAATGATGTGGTTTTGGCACGGCAGTATCAGCAGGAAATGCTCTACTATCAGGGTTTGGAGGCACAAGCCCGCAACCAGGCAAACCACTTTAAGGCAGCAAAAGATGCGGCTCAAAGCCAGTTAGCGACTCTGGAAAACCAGCAAAATGCGGCTGCTGCGGAGTTAGCCCGGTTGAATGATGCCATTCTCCAGTCGAATCAGAGTATTGCCTTACACCAACAGGAATTGGCGATCGCCGAAGCGCGAGTAGAAGAGCTGGATCGCTTGCGCCAACAAACGGAAGATACGTTTATCCAGTTGGTGCGCTTAGAGCAGCTTAATCTGGCTCAAGCCCAGTTAGAGCAACAGTTTGCCGAGCAGCGTCAGCAGCAGATCGATACGGCGGTTGCAGATCGGCAGGAGCGTGATCGCCTGGAACTAGAGCGCCAGCGTCTCGAAGTCCAGTATCAGATCGAACAACTGAAACAAAAACAAGCGGATCTCGACTTGCACCAGGCACTCAACCAAGCGCGTCTCGATCTGGGCGAACCGGAACTCAAGCGCCCCCATAACCCGGCACAGTTGCAACAACTGACGCAACTGCAAGCGACTCTTGCGGCACTGCAAGGGCAAACCGCTACTCTGCCTCCAGACATCGACATTCTGTTAACCGAGGTGCAAGCGGAGATTGACGTAGCTCTGAAGGCTGAAGAAGCTGAAGCCATTCAGCCAACGCTGCTGGAGGCGATGAAAGTCCTCGTCGATCAGGCGGATCTTCATCAAGCGGAAATTGCCAAACTAGAGCAACAGGACTTACAAGACCGGATCTTGTTGCAAAGGGCACAAACGGACTTGCAGGGGGCGAGTCAGCAACTCTTGGAGGAACTGGAGCGATCGCAAAAACTCCAAGGGGAACGGGAAATCATCAATCCCCTGTACACCGAAGCCCTCACCAAAGTTGCCTATGCCGAGCAAGCGGTAGCCATGTCAGAAGAGATGGCACGCAACGCCAAAGATGCCCTCCAGCAAATTATTGACCAGCGCATTGCCCAACGCAAAGCCCGCAAGAAAGCCTTCTGGGGCGAACTCTTGGGCATGGTTTCCGGCATTGTCGGGCTACTGGGCACGATTCTCAGCTTTACCCCCCTCGCCCCCTTGGGCATCGCGCTCACGGCTGCCAGCGCCGGAATTAACGCGATTTGGGCGGCGGTTAACGGTGACTGGGCTGGGGCAATTTTCAGCGCGGTGATGGCTGGGGTGAATGCGCTCACGGCAGGTGCGGGGACGGTGTTCACCAGCATCAGTCAACAAACCGTACAGACGTTGCAAGTTCTGCAAAGCGTAGCTAATGGCGCGTTTAACGGATTCCGCTCCATTCAGTCCGGTGACAGTATCATGGGCTTCCTGCAAATTCTCGGTAGCGTCGCCAGTGGGGTTGTCGGTGGCTTGCAAGGAGCGATCGGTGCGGCGACAACCATGGCTGAGAAGATGTTGGTGCAAGTATTCAACAGCTTAAAAACGATTCCCCAAGCGATTTATGGCGGCATTAAATCCATTGAAAGTGGCGAATTGTTGGGTGGTATTCAAAGCTTGTTTAATGCGGCTGTCAGCTTGGGACAAAATTTCGCTGGAGTCTTCAATGATGTGGCGGCGGAAGCGTTTGAATATTTGGGCAAAGCTGGCAATACGGCGTTTGCCATTGGTAGTGCAATTGAGGAGGGAGGTATGACTTCTTGGCTTTCATCGATTAACAGTGTTTTGAATATTTGGGGGGATGATATTAAGGCGGCCATTGATGGCACTTGGGAACTGCCGAAGTTCCTGGGAAGTTTCGATCTCGGATCTAAGAGTGCTTGCAGTAATTAG